A genomic stretch from Pirellulales bacterium includes:
- a CDS encoding rhamnogalacturonan lyase codes for MIPRRPTLALPAAIFAACCCTTSLAERQREQLDRGVVAVRTGDEAVVLWRLLPDDPAGATFHVSRRVGDGSPVRLTAEPLSGPTRFVDATYGDVRGQAVEYLVQGAGTLSADRTEDGADNPTIPAGRFALPADAADVPYLAIPIRPPFGYQAGDASIGDLDGDGAYEIVVHMVGVGRDNSQNGFTTPPWLHAYKLTGERLWAINLGPNIREGAHYTQFMVYDFDGDGRAEVACKTADGTVDGAGRVIGDPHANHVNAVGRILAGPEFLTVFDGRTGAALDTADYIPPRGDVAAWGDRNGNRSDRFLACVAFLDGRRPSLVTVRGYYTRTVVAAWDFRDGKLAHRWTFDSDAGDESNRAYRGQGNHHLAVADVDGDGRDEIIHGSCVIDDDGQGLHATGLGHGDALHAADHIPERPGLEIFKANGDGPSSAGIEMRDACTGERIWGVPCPGRDGVVRACAIDIDPRYPGSECWGFGAGVRGLFAASGERIADRSPRVCNMGVWWDGDPQRELLNGVTVSKWNPESERDELVFDGREFGAVSINGSKSNPCLCADLLGDWREEIVAPSADGTELRIFVSTEPTPHRATTLMNDPVYRLGIAWQNVGYNQPAHLGFDLAERLEERQGGGD; via the coding sequence TTGATTCCCCGCAGGCCCACACTGGCATTGCCGGCAGCGATCTTCGCGGCCTGCTGTTGCACGACGTCGCTCGCCGAGCGTCAGCGCGAGCAACTCGATCGGGGCGTCGTCGCGGTGCGCACAGGGGACGAGGCGGTCGTCTTGTGGCGGCTGCTCCCCGACGATCCGGCGGGAGCGACGTTCCATGTTTCCCGGCGCGTCGGCGACGGGAGCCCGGTGCGCCTGACCGCCGAGCCGCTTTCCGGACCGACTCGGTTCGTCGACGCGACGTACGGCGACGTCCGCGGCCAAGCGGTCGAGTACCTCGTGCAGGGCGCCGGAACTCTTTCTGCTGATCGGACGGAGGACGGGGCGGACAATCCGACGATCCCCGCGGGTCGCTTCGCGCTCCCTGCCGATGCGGCGGACGTTCCGTACTTGGCGATCCCGATTCGGCCCCCCTTCGGCTATCAGGCGGGGGACGCCTCGATCGGCGATCTCGACGGCGACGGGGCGTACGAGATCGTCGTCCACATGGTCGGCGTGGGCCGCGACAACAGTCAGAACGGCTTCACGACCCCGCCCTGGCTGCATGCGTACAAGCTCACCGGCGAGCGACTGTGGGCGATCAACTTGGGGCCCAACATCCGCGAGGGCGCCCACTACACCCAGTTCATGGTTTACGACTTCGACGGCGACGGGCGGGCCGAGGTCGCCTGCAAGACGGCCGACGGCACGGTGGACGGCGCCGGGCGCGTGATCGGCGATCCGCATGCGAACCACGTCAACGCGGTCGGACGGATTCTTGCCGGCCCGGAGTTTCTCACGGTGTTCGACGGACGCACGGGCGCCGCGCTCGACACGGCGGACTACATCCCCCCGCGCGGCGACGTGGCCGCGTGGGGCGATCGCAACGGCAATCGCAGCGACCGATTCCTGGCATGCGTCGCGTTTCTCGACGGACGCCGTCCCAGCCTCGTCACGGTCCGCGGGTACTACACGCGCACCGTGGTGGCGGCATGGGACTTTCGCGACGGCAAACTCGCGCATCGCTGGACCTTCGACAGCGACGCCGGGGACGAGTCGAACCGCGCCTACCGCGGGCAGGGGAACCACCACCTCGCGGTCGCCGACGTCGACGGCGACGGGCGCGACGAGATCATTCACGGCTCGTGCGTCATCGACGACGACGGCCAGGGGCTCCACGCGACTGGGCTAGGGCACGGCGACGCGCTCCATGCGGCCGATCACATTCCGGAGCGGCCCGGGCTCGAAATCTTCAAAGCGAACGGCGACGGTCCCAGTTCCGCGGGGATCGAGATGCGCGACGCCTGCACCGGCGAGCGCATTTGGGGCGTCCCCTGCCCGGGACGCGACGGGGTGGTGCGGGCCTGTGCGATCGATATCGATCCGCGCTATCCGGGCAGCGAATGCTGGGGATTCGGCGCGGGGGTCCGCGGTTTGTTCGCCGCTTCGGGGGAGCGGATCGCCGACCGGTCGCCCCGGGTGTGCAACATGGGCGTCTGGTGGGACGGCGACCCGCAGCGAGAACTGCTCAACGGCGTCACGGTGAGCAAATGGAACCCCGAGAGCGAACGCGACGAGCTCGTGTTCGACGGGCGCGAGTTCGGCGCCGTTTCGATCAACGGCTCGAAATCGAACCCTTGCCTGTGCGCGGACCTGCTGGGCGATTGGCGCGAGGAGATTGTCGCCCCTTCGGCCGACGGCACGGAACTGCGGATCTTCGTCTCGACCGAGCCGACGCCCCATCGGGCGACGACGCTCATGAACGACCCCGTCTACCGGCTCGGCATCGCGTGGCAGAACGTCGGATACAACCAGCCGGCGCACCTGGGGTTCGACCTGGCGGAGCGGTTGGAGGAGCGGCAGGGCGGGGGCGATTAG
- a CDS encoding rhamnogalacturonan lyase: MLTGPDLIAFLNSRVDDNGLATFVIPVEATGGLGYGLASKEHANEILRPKLELTFTEKAEDPENPPPPVATPPRQVEALDRGMVAVRRATSQVYVGWRMLATDPADVAFNLYRSANGGAPVKLNATPLVQTTDFVDTTASLSATNTYFVRPVIAGVELAANGSHTLPANSPVQQFLNVPLQIPAGGTTPDGVEYTYNANDASVGDLDGDGQYEIILKWDPSNSKDNSQSGYTGNVYIDAYKLDGTLMWRIDLGRNIRAGAHYTQLLVYDFDGDGKAEVVMKTAPGTIDGQGNDVLLAGHSASADYRNSSGYILSGPEYLTVFNGETGAAMATVPFEPARGSASQWGDTYGNRVDRFTAGVAYLDGEQPSIVFGRGYYGPQSSGGQARNEVTAYDFRDGQLTLRWHFKAGYNINGNINGEYVSQGAHSLTIGDVDGDGKDEIVYGAAVINHDGTGLYSTTWGHGDALHMSDMDPSRPGLEIFMVHESPGSYQGNGATFRDAATGELIFGIPATNDVGRGVAADIDPNSPGYEMWATTSDPDGGPRYVYSASGQQLYQTPSNMFYNFLVWWDADLSRELLDGTTISKWNSPGRSNFDLDPATGGTQQFAPNAASNNGTKSTPALVADILGDWREEVVWRRGDNTALMIFTTVIPSTTRLTTLMHDTQYRTAIAWQNGGYNQPPHPSFFLGTGMAPPPTPNIYAAAANPLLAADFNQDGAVDGADLGAWGQTYGMTTTHGFLPGDADGDQVVTGSDFLAWQRSFGQSSVAAAVASATAPPALVDEAFATLAGDGLPGSADDEATEAELAGDLIAVAAAYDDGSSGDESADEEAARRRRRSDVGVSTLRAGRLRCESPDADSEEFQSAGVAGNFRSFVSTGRHQ; encoded by the coding sequence ATGCTCACGGGACCCGATCTGATCGCGTTTCTGAATTCGCGGGTCGACGACAACGGGCTGGCGACGTTCGTCATTCCCGTCGAGGCGACCGGCGGCCTCGGCTACGGTCTTGCGAGCAAGGAGCACGCCAACGAAATCTTGCGCCCCAAGCTGGAACTGACCTTCACGGAAAAAGCCGAAGACCCCGAGAATCCGCCGCCCCCCGTCGCGACTCCTCCCCGGCAGGTCGAGGCGCTCGACCGGGGCATGGTCGCGGTCCGCCGCGCAACCTCGCAGGTCTATGTCGGCTGGCGCATGCTGGCGACCGACCCGGCCGACGTCGCGTTCAACCTCTATCGCTCGGCCAACGGCGGCGCCCCGGTCAAGCTCAATGCGACTCCGCTCGTGCAGACGACCGACTTCGTCGACACGACCGCCTCGCTCTCGGCGACGAACACGTACTTCGTCCGGCCGGTGATCGCCGGCGTCGAGCTGGCCGCGAACGGTTCGCACACGCTGCCGGCCAACTCGCCCGTGCAGCAATTCCTCAACGTGCCCCTGCAGATTCCCGCGGGAGGGACGACCCCCGACGGCGTCGAGTACACATACAACGCCAACGACGCCAGCGTCGGCGATCTCGACGGCGACGGCCAATACGAAATCATCCTCAAGTGGGACCCGTCGAACTCCAAGGACAACTCCCAGTCGGGCTACACCGGCAACGTCTACATCGACGCGTACAAGCTGGACGGGACCCTGATGTGGCGGATCGATCTGGGGCGGAACATTCGCGCCGGGGCTCACTACACGCAGTTGCTCGTCTACGACTTCGACGGCGACGGCAAGGCCGAGGTCGTCATGAAGACCGCCCCCGGCACGATCGACGGCCAAGGAAACGACGTGCTGCTCGCCGGCCACTCGGCCAGCGCCGACTACCGCAACTCCAGCGGCTACATTCTCAGCGGTCCCGAGTATCTCACGGTCTTCAACGGCGAGACCGGCGCCGCGATGGCCACCGTCCCCTTTGAGCCGGCCCGGGGCTCCGCCTCGCAGTGGGGCGACACGTACGGCAACCGGGTCGATCGGTTCACCGCCGGGGTCGCCTACCTGGACGGCGAGCAGCCGAGCATCGTCTTCGGCCGCGGATACTACGGTCCGCAATCCAGCGGCGGGCAGGCCCGCAACGAAGTGACCGCCTACGACTTCCGCGACGGGCAGCTCACGCTGCGCTGGCACTTCAAGGCCGGCTACAACATCAACGGCAACATCAACGGCGAGTACGTCAGCCAGGGCGCCCACTCGCTGACCATCGGCGACGTCGACGGCGACGGGAAGGACGAGATCGTCTACGGCGCCGCGGTGATCAATCACGACGGGACGGGCCTGTACTCGACGACCTGGGGGCACGGCGACGCGCTGCACATGTCGGACATGGACCCGTCGCGCCCCGGGCTGGAGATCTTCATGGTCCACGAGAGCCCGGGCAGCTACCAGGGCAACGGAGCCACGTTCCGCGACGCCGCGACGGGCGAACTGATCTTCGGCATCCCGGCCACCAACGACGTCGGGCGCGGCGTGGCGGCCGACATCGATCCCAACTCGCCCGGCTACGAAATGTGGGCGACGACCAGCGATCCCGACGGCGGGCCACGCTACGTCTACAGCGCCTCGGGACAGCAGCTGTATCAGACCCCGAGCAACATGTTCTACAACTTCCTGGTCTGGTGGGACGCCGATCTGTCGCGAGAGTTGCTCGACGGCACGACGATTTCGAAGTGGAACAGCCCCGGGCGGTCGAATTTCGACCTCGACCCGGCAACGGGCGGCACGCAGCAGTTCGCCCCGAACGCCGCGTCGAACAACGGCACCAAGAGCACCCCCGCCCTGGTGGCCGACATCCTGGGCGATTGGCGCGAGGAAGTGGTCTGGCGCCGCGGCGACAACACGGCGCTGATGATCTTCACGACCGTCATTCCGTCGACGACCCGCCTGACGACGCTGATGCACGACACGCAGTACCGCACGGCGATCGCTTGGCAGAACGGCGGGTACAACCAGCCCCCCCATCCCAGCTTTTTCCTGGGGACCGGCATGGCCCCGCCCCCCACGCCGAACATCTACGCCGCCGCGGCGAATCCCCTGCTGGCGGCCGACTTCAACCAGGACGGCGCCGTCGACGGAGCGGACCTTGGCGCCTGGGGACAGACCTACGGCATGACGACCACGCACGGCTTCCTGCCGGGCGACGCCGACGGCGATCAGGTCGTCACGGGGTCCGACTTCCTGGCGTGGCAGCGCAGTTTCGGACAATCGAGCGTCGCGGCGGCGGTCGCCTCCGCGACGGCGCCGCCCGCGCTGGTCGATGAAGCATTCGCCACGCTGGCCGGCGACGGCCTCCCCGGCAGCGCCGACGACGAGGCGACCGAGGCCGAGCTTGCCGGAGACTTGATCGCCGTCGCTGCGGCGTACGACGACGGCTCGTCCGGCGACGAATCCGCGGACGAGGAAGCTGCCCGCCGCCGCCGGAGAAGCGACGTCGGCGTCTCCACGCTCCGCGCCGGTCGACTCCGCTGCGAATCGCCGGACGCCGACTCCGAGGAGTTCCAAAGTGCGGGAGTCGCGGGCAATTTCAGGTCGTTCGTTTCAACTGGGCGTCACCAATGA